The following coding sequences lie in one Lolium perenne isolate Kyuss_39 chromosome 2, Kyuss_2.0, whole genome shotgun sequence genomic window:
- the LOC139829947 gene encoding uncharacterized protein encodes MKGNSANHITRYTKIQESRSPFQDITNSADLRISSNGKQDLLVNETKRPVYPSGVSIQSSNPSDGHKGIIGRTASERKRYRDRERYVTMTPEQRDAYLQRNREYKRRRKNHDAFSYGVQSAVSQINKITHGNMHAPALANSCDKVGLLNMFTSDPSAISTSCTKLTSTAHKRMSTFLERGSEYKRMRVSNAAGCSTTLQETNDYVCASAGIGQCKWTNTYMDMMSKLGGKRSSDEASCSSTHKDNGNLHDQYNTRKMRVCAAVQDHEDHDSMIYVPNGPFHAIEEGLIEEDYEDDESCILSGQGFDYSSYRDINHEICEKQVDSGNHIYQNIPSSHHVLQPVPNCAHCGAKRFQYEKPTFCCMGGKVKIVTPCVPDEISLFS; translated from the exons ATGAAGGGAAATTCAGCTAATCATATAACAAGATACACTAAAATACAAGAATCCCGAAGTCCATTTCAAGATATTACAAATTCGGCTGACTTGCGGATATCGTCAAATGGTAAACAAG ATCTTCTGGTTAATGAAACTAAACGCCCAGTATATCCATCTGGTGTATCCATACAATCAAGTAATCCTtcagatggacataaaggtattatAGGAAGAACTGCTTCTGAGCGCAAGCGTTATCGTGACCGGGAAAGATACGTGACGATGACTCCAGAACAGCGCGATGCCTACTTGCAAAGGAACCGTGAATACAAacgaagaaggaagaatcatGATGCATTTAGCTATGGTGTGCAATCTGCAGTTAGCCAAATTAATAAAATCACCCATGGCAACATGCACGCACCAGCTCTCGCCAACAGTTGCGATAAAG TTGGACTCTTAAACATGTTCACATCAGATCCATCTGCCATATCTACCTCATGTACTAAATTAACAAGCACCGCTCATAAGCGAATGTCGACCTTTCTGGAAAGGGGCAGTGAATACAAGAGAATGAGAGTGTCTAATGCAGCAGGTTGCAGTACTACCCTACAAGAAACAAATGATTATGTTTGTGCGTCAGCAGGTATTGGCCAATGTAAGTGGACAAACACATATATGGACATGATGAGCAAGCTCGGCGGAAAAAGATCGTCTGATGAAGCATCTTGCAGTTCCACACACAAAGATAATGGTAACTTACATGATCAGTACAATACTCGAAAAATGCGAGTATGTGCTGCAGTCCAAGACCATGAAGACCATGACAGTATGATCTATGTCCCAAATGGTCCTTTTCATGCTATAGAAG AAGGTTTGATCGAGGAAGATTATGAAGACGATGAGAGTTGTATATTAAGTGGGCAAG GTTTTGATTATTCATCATATCGAGACATAAATCATGAAATTTGTGAAAAACAAGTTGATTCGGGCAATCATATCTATCAAAATATACCAAGTTCCCATCATGTTTTGCAGCCAGTACCTAACTGTGCACATTGCGGTGCAAAAAGGTTCCAGTATGAGAAACCGACATTTTGTTGCATGGGTGGCAAGGTCAAGATAGTGACTCCATGTGTTCCTGATGAA ATTTCGTTATTCTCCTAA